The Archangium lipolyticum genome contains a region encoding:
- a CDS encoding tetratricopeptide repeat protein has translation MRWMGVVLLLSVVACSEKKEDTARDKAAAALASKDEQCPGGTVKGCFDAALEADRKGDSARAAELHTRACDAGVAQACNFLGSMVWQGRGVSANPARAYMLYMRACDGGDAAGCFSAAICHRTGTCAEKNDAEATALLKRSCQGGDARACANGGR, from the coding sequence ATGAGATGGATGGGTGTGGTGCTGCTGCTCTCGGTGGTGGCGTGCTCGGAGAAGAAGGAGGACACCGCGCGCGATAAGGCCGCGGCGGCCCTGGCGAGCAAGGACGAGCAGTGCCCCGGCGGGACGGTGAAGGGGTGCTTCGACGCCGCCCTCGAGGCCGATCGCAAGGGGGACTCCGCTCGCGCGGCCGAGCTGCACACGCGGGCGTGTGACGCGGGCGTGGCCCAGGCATGCAACTTCCTGGGCTCCATGGTGTGGCAGGGTCGCGGCGTGAGCGCGAATCCGGCTCGCGCCTATATGCTCTACATGCGCGCGTGTGATGGCGGCGATGCGGCGGGGTGCTTCAGCGCCGCCATCTGCCACCGGACCGGCACGTGCGCCGAGAAGAACGACGCCGAGGCCACCGCGCTCCTCAAGCGCTCCTGCCAGGGCGGCGACGCCCGGGCCTGCGCCAACGGCGGCCGCTGA
- a CDS encoding L-serine ammonia-lyase has protein sequence MFTIGIGPSSSHTVGPMRAARQFVEALAGTEGLTSVQSVKVELFGSLGHTGKGHGSDVAVILGLEGERPEEVDCDAVPARISGVSETAKLKLLGQHTVKFKPSEDIVFHKRQSLPHHPNGMRFTAVLAGKSEPFARAYYSVGGGFVVNDDGTPTHAVGGGDQRIPYPFKTGAELLALCQQHGLSISTLMLENEKALRPEATVRAGLLRIWEVMQACVKRGCEREGILPGGLKVKRRAAGIYRKLRGDTRGASDPLVAMDWVNLYALAVNEENAAGGRVVTAPTNGAAGIVPAVLHYYRRFVPNADDEGAIRFLLTAGAIGMLYKLNASISGAEVGCQGEVGVACSMAAAALAEVMGGTPEQVENAAEIGMEHNLGLTCDPIGGLVQVPCIERNAMGSIKAINAARLALQGDGKHKVSLDKVIATMRQTGADMMTKYKETARGGLAVNIIEC, from the coding sequence ATGTTCACCATTGGGATCGGGCCATCGAGCTCGCATACCGTAGGACCGATGCGTGCGGCGCGGCAGTTCGTGGAGGCCCTCGCGGGCACGGAGGGACTCACCTCCGTCCAGTCCGTGAAGGTGGAGCTCTTCGGCTCGCTCGGGCACACCGGCAAGGGACACGGCAGTGACGTCGCCGTCATCCTCGGGCTGGAGGGAGAGCGCCCCGAGGAGGTCGACTGTGACGCCGTGCCCGCCCGCATCTCCGGGGTGAGCGAGACGGCGAAGTTGAAGCTGCTCGGTCAGCACACCGTGAAGTTCAAGCCCTCCGAGGACATCGTCTTCCACAAGCGGCAGAGCCTGCCGCACCACCCGAACGGCATGCGCTTCACCGCGGTCCTCGCCGGGAAGAGCGAGCCCTTCGCCCGCGCCTACTACTCGGTGGGCGGCGGCTTCGTGGTGAACGACGACGGCACCCCGACGCACGCGGTGGGAGGAGGCGACCAGCGCATCCCCTACCCCTTCAAGACGGGCGCGGAGCTGCTGGCGCTCTGCCAGCAGCACGGGTTGAGCATCAGCACGCTGATGCTGGAGAACGAGAAGGCGCTGCGGCCGGAGGCCACCGTGAGGGCGGGCCTGCTGCGCATCTGGGAGGTCATGCAGGCGTGCGTGAAGCGCGGCTGCGAGCGCGAGGGCATCCTCCCGGGCGGCCTCAAGGTGAAGCGGCGCGCGGCGGGCATCTACCGCAAGCTCCGGGGCGACACGCGGGGCGCGTCGGATCCGCTGGTGGCGATGGACTGGGTGAACCTCTACGCGCTGGCGGTCAACGAGGAGAACGCGGCCGGCGGGCGAGTGGTGACGGCGCCCACCAACGGCGCGGCCGGCATCGTGCCCGCGGTGCTGCACTACTACCGGCGCTTCGTGCCCAACGCGGACGACGAGGGCGCCATCCGGTTCCTGCTCACCGCGGGTGCCATCGGCATGCTCTACAAGCTCAACGCCTCCATCTCCGGCGCCGAGGTGGGCTGCCAGGGCGAGGTGGGTGTGGCCTGCTCGATGGCGGCGGCGGCGCTCGCCGAGGTCATGGGCGGCACCCCGGAGCAGGTGGAGAACGCGGCGGAGATCGGCATGGAGCACAACCTGGGGCTCACGTGCGACCCCATTGGCGGGCTCGTGCAGGTGCCATGCATCGAGCGCAACGCCATGGGCTCCATCAAGGCCATCAACGCCGCGCGGCTCGCGCTCCAGGGCGACGGCAAGCACAAGGTGTCGCTCGACAAGGTCATCGCGACGATGCGCCAGACGGGCGCGGACATGATGACCAAGTACAAGGAGACCGCGCGCGGCGGTCTCGCGGTCAACATCATCGAGTGCTGA
- a CDS encoding glycosyltransferase family 39 protein: MTPAPLNSRWRTPVFWLAWAVLLALALSARLADWHNVFVGDQVELVATDSHYYVRFAHLQRLAFPRFESFDPYINHPTGASIIWPPLHTWTVALFLALGPADPERAAAWVDPVLALLELGLLALLVRRWLGGTVALAMLALLALVPAGVMAGALGNADHHVHEPTLAALCALLLGRALRTRDTRLGVATGAVLGLAPLLTTSGFVLMPGLAAALPLAALLDRRTEGPDVGRVGLAMGLGAAGVLALGVVSFGEPLSLAYHGLTSFQPLFALALLSGASGLATLLERRRGWPFQLGLALPCALPLVPELSRALHHLMLGDPLLAMVMESIPLWKDPEFARDLLGPVLLLLPVGLAVASVRLWKERDVALAPLVLGALSLGAAALLQARFTQALTGSGALLIAASLTGALRDMRPLPRRASTALLVLMGLPLLSEALPHPRLPDASPMAPVRSTMAWMREHTPAPSLPWDVHARPAWGVVAQYDMGHLLVLWAERPAVATPFSQVPVHQRANAQATAVLAATSEEEAHALLQELSARYLLLTPVGDLIGRPHQPLTGTITPWLYEHAGLATGERAASTRFRLVHDSAESRRKYPERPYARLFEVVKGAELRGHCDPHAPVTALLDLETARGQTLRYEPRTTAGADGTFLLRVAYPTTRDTREADVLARGSYQVQCPGGGGSAVVSEQAVREGQRVEVEGTPRPERSLHSVDE; encoded by the coding sequence TTGACCCCCGCCCCCCTCAACTCCCGCTGGCGCACCCCTGTCTTCTGGCTGGCCTGGGCCGTGCTGCTCGCACTCGCTCTCTCCGCCCGCCTCGCGGACTGGCACAACGTCTTCGTCGGCGACCAGGTGGAGCTCGTCGCCACCGACTCCCACTATTACGTCCGCTTCGCCCACCTCCAGCGGCTCGCCTTCCCCCGCTTCGAGTCCTTCGACCCGTACATCAACCACCCCACTGGCGCCTCCATCATCTGGCCGCCCCTGCACACCTGGACGGTGGCCCTCTTCCTCGCGCTCGGCCCGGCCGATCCCGAGCGCGCCGCCGCATGGGTGGACCCCGTGCTCGCCCTCCTCGAGCTGGGCCTGCTCGCCCTGCTCGTACGGCGTTGGCTGGGAGGCACCGTGGCCCTCGCCATGCTCGCCCTGCTGGCCCTCGTGCCCGCGGGCGTGATGGCCGGAGCGCTCGGCAACGCGGACCACCACGTCCACGAGCCCACCCTCGCCGCCCTCTGCGCGCTGTTGCTGGGGCGAGCCCTCCGCACGCGCGACACCCGGCTCGGCGTGGCCACGGGCGCGGTGCTGGGCCTCGCGCCCCTGCTCACCACCAGCGGCTTCGTCCTGATGCCGGGTCTCGCCGCCGCCCTGCCCCTGGCCGCCCTGTTGGATCGCCGGACCGAGGGCCCTGACGTGGGCCGCGTGGGGCTCGCCATGGGCCTGGGCGCCGCCGGGGTGCTGGCCTTGGGCGTGGTGTCGTTCGGCGAGCCCCTGTCCCTCGCCTACCACGGCCTCACCTCCTTCCAGCCCCTCTTCGCCCTCGCCCTGCTCTCCGGTGCGTCGGGGCTCGCCACGCTCCTCGAGCGCCGCCGCGGCTGGCCCTTCCAGCTCGGCCTCGCCCTCCCCTGCGCCCTGCCGCTCGTCCCGGAGTTGTCCCGCGCACTCCACCACCTGATGCTCGGAGATCCGCTCCTCGCCATGGTCATGGAGTCCATCCCGCTCTGGAAGGATCCGGAGTTCGCGCGCGATCTGCTCGGCCCGGTCCTCCTCCTGCTACCGGTGGGACTCGCCGTCGCGAGCGTGCGCCTCTGGAAGGAGCGGGACGTCGCCCTGGCACCGCTCGTCCTCGGTGCGCTCTCGCTCGGCGCCGCCGCCCTCCTCCAGGCCCGCTTCACCCAGGCCCTCACGGGCAGTGGAGCCCTGCTCATCGCCGCGAGCCTGACGGGTGCCCTGCGCGACATGCGCCCGCTCCCCCGGCGGGCCTCGACCGCCCTGCTGGTCCTCATGGGGCTGCCCCTGCTCTCCGAGGCCCTCCCCCACCCGCGCCTGCCCGACGCGAGCCCCATGGCCCCCGTCCGCTCCACGATGGCCTGGATGCGAGAGCACACCCCGGCGCCCTCGCTCCCCTGGGACGTGCACGCCCGCCCCGCCTGGGGCGTCGTCGCCCAGTACGACATGGGGCACCTGCTGGTCCTCTGGGCCGAGCGCCCCGCGGTGGCCACGCCGTTCTCGCAGGTCCCCGTGCACCAGCGCGCCAATGCCCAGGCCACGGCCGTGCTCGCAGCCACCTCGGAAGAGGAGGCCCATGCCCTCCTCCAGGAGCTGTCCGCGCGTTACCTGCTGCTCACGCCGGTGGGAGACCTGATTGGCCGTCCCCACCAGCCGCTGACCGGCACCATCACTCCCTGGCTCTACGAGCACGCGGGCCTGGCCACTGGAGAGCGTGCCGCGAGCACCCGCTTCCGGCTGGTGCACGACTCGGCCGAGTCACGCCGGAAATACCCCGAAAGGCCCTATGCCCGGCTGTTCGAGGTGGTGAAGGGAGCCGAGCTACGCGGACACTGCGACCCGCACGCGCCCGTGACGGCCCTGCTGGACTTGGAGACAGCCCGAGGCCAGACGCTCCGGTACGAGCCGCGCACCACCGCTGGCGCGGACGGCACCTTCCTGCTGCGCGTGGCCTACCCGACCACCCGGGACACCCGCGAGGCCGACGTGCTGGCCCGGGGCTCCTACCAGGTCCAATGTCCGGGGGGCGGTGGATCCGCCGTCGTCTCCGAGCAGGCCGTGCGCGAGGGCCAGCGGGTGGAGGTGGAGGGAACGCCCCGTCCAGAGCGCTCCCTTCATTCCGTGGACGAATGA
- a CDS encoding fibronectin type III domain-containing protein, with product MFLHRWRTAVLTGLLSLMVFSSTVHAQTVDCTGYSQWNSSTIYNPGDRVVYQGNLYEALVAIWTADPVWGTASGWYKLIGPCGTGGADTTAPSQVSGLRSTGSTSSQVSLAWNTATDNVGVTGYIVFRDGTQVGTTTGTAYTDTGLSASTQYSYTVKARDAAGNQSVASTALSVTTASVSDTVPPSQVSGLRSTGSTSSQVSLAWNAATDNVGVTGYIVFRNSTQVGTTTATAFTDTGLAASTQYSYTVKARDAAGNQSVGSTALSVTTAPADGGNPDTSWHPNYLAIGTVYEPFTGTDGFFAKVNPHFPSGKRINYGYLYLNGGSQFSEWHSRADRLARKSKEQGMTPIYVVYGIGGNTDSPAVVWGNIQSSAFLSQYFQGLRDVGQTATSILGTGRVGYVIEPDTLGYIQQQYSSQYGGDPSRMPAATYAAYDSGVLQRGVDPDFPNTLTGLVQSINYTLRKYTPKAFLGWQLNLWAAPGAPSTGIIHSTEVYGLEAGKARIQENARANAGFALKAGVKYGNAEFISIDKYGLDGAGAAGANPNDPASSLWFWNADLWNNYLLFARTLKETLSLPVVLWQVPAGHINGTRHPSPTAYNPSGTFPDLNNSVQHYEESASPFLFGDSFTLSGNRLSYFSKNVWNDPKVSVSGSTVTWGSHMQEAANAGVVAILMGAGVGVSTRAIPQPGSYPESEPTENYYWITRVQQYLANPTPLP from the coding sequence ATGTTTCTGCATCGCTGGAGGACCGCGGTCCTGACGGGCCTGCTGTCCCTCATGGTCTTCTCTTCCACGGTGCACGCGCAGACCGTGGACTGCACCGGGTATTCCCAGTGGAACTCCTCCACCATCTACAACCCTGGGGATCGGGTCGTCTATCAAGGCAATCTGTACGAGGCGCTGGTGGCCATCTGGACGGCGGATCCCGTCTGGGGCACCGCCAGTGGTTGGTACAAGCTGATCGGACCCTGTGGCACCGGTGGTGCCGACACCACCGCGCCCTCGCAGGTGTCGGGATTGCGCTCCACCGGCAGCACCAGCTCCCAGGTGAGCCTGGCGTGGAACACGGCGACGGACAACGTCGGCGTCACCGGCTACATCGTGTTCCGCGATGGCACACAGGTTGGTACGACGACGGGCACGGCCTATACGGACACCGGTCTTTCGGCCTCCACGCAGTACAGCTACACCGTCAAGGCACGCGATGCCGCGGGCAACCAGTCGGTGGCCAGCACCGCTCTCTCCGTCACCACGGCGTCCGTCAGTGACACCGTCCCGCCCTCGCAGGTGTCGGGATTGCGCTCCACCGGCAGCACCAGCTCCCAGGTGAGCCTGGCGTGGAACGCGGCGACCGACAATGTTGGCGTCACCGGCTATATCGTGTTCCGCAACAGCACGCAGGTCGGCACGACGACCGCCACGGCCTTCACGGACACCGGCCTCGCGGCCTCCACGCAGTACAGCTATACCGTGAAGGCACGCGATGCCGCGGGCAACCAGTCGGTGGGCAGCACCGCCCTCTCCGTCACCACTGCGCCCGCTGATGGTGGCAATCCAGACACCTCCTGGCACCCGAACTACCTCGCGATCGGCACCGTCTACGAGCCCTTCACCGGGACCGACGGATTCTTCGCCAAGGTGAATCCTCACTTCCCCTCGGGCAAGCGCATCAACTACGGCTACCTGTATCTCAATGGTGGCTCCCAGTTCAGCGAGTGGCACAGCCGCGCGGATCGCCTCGCCCGGAAGAGCAAGGAACAGGGCATGACGCCGATCTACGTGGTGTATGGGATTGGTGGCAACACCGACAGCCCGGCGGTCGTCTGGGGCAACATCCAGAGCTCCGCCTTCCTCTCGCAGTACTTCCAGGGGCTGCGTGACGTGGGCCAGACCGCCACGTCCATCCTGGGCACGGGCCGGGTCGGCTACGTCATCGAGCCCGATACCCTCGGCTACATCCAGCAGCAGTACTCGTCGCAGTATGGCGGTGACCCGTCTCGCATGCCCGCCGCCACCTATGCCGCGTATGACTCCGGCGTGCTCCAGCGTGGCGTCGATCCGGATTTCCCGAACACGCTGACCGGGCTCGTCCAGAGCATCAACTACACCCTGCGCAAGTACACCCCGAAGGCCTTCCTCGGCTGGCAGCTCAACCTCTGGGCCGCTCCAGGTGCTCCCTCCACCGGCATCATCCACTCGACCGAGGTGTATGGCTTGGAGGCCGGCAAGGCCCGCATCCAGGAAAACGCTCGCGCCAACGCGGGCTTCGCCCTGAAGGCTGGCGTCAAGTATGGCAATGCCGAGTTCATTTCCATCGACAAGTACGGCCTGGATGGCGCTGGCGCGGCCGGCGCGAACCCGAATGACCCGGCGAGCTCGCTGTGGTTCTGGAACGCGGACCTCTGGAACAACTACCTGCTGTTCGCCAGGACGCTGAAGGAGACGCTCTCGCTGCCCGTCGTGCTGTGGCAGGTCCCCGCTGGGCACATCAATGGCACCCGGCACCCCAGCCCCACGGCCTACAACCCCTCCGGCACGTTCCCGGACCTGAACAACTCCGTGCAGCACTATGAGGAGTCCGCGTCTCCGTTCCTGTTCGGTGACAGCTTCACGCTCTCGGGCAACAGGCTGAGCTACTTCTCGAAGAACGTGTGGAACGATCCCAAGGTCTCGGTGAGCGGGAGCACGGTCACCTGGGGCTCCCACATGCAGGAGGCCGCCAACGCCGGTGTCGTCGCCATCCTCATGGGCGCGGGCGTCGGGGTGAGCACCCGCGCCATCCCGCAGCCGGGCAGCTACCCGGAGAGCGAGCCCACCGAGAACTACTACTGGATCACCCGCGTCCAGCAGTACCTGGCCAACCCGACGCCGCTGCCCTGA
- a CDS encoding carbohydrate binding domain-containing protein — protein sequence MHRLKPLLLPAVAALLLAGPAQAQIAASHVYHNHMPNFWPYYDVSKYASTPVGGAIRYMYDAQVINLKKNPPSNYTYYLPSGAPMPHDDLVTYYSHDAKTGAYLYWPPDVAVDMNTNASTGQVHVTMSGAVVNNVNDLNALQNVPGYTNTNWGAPWRDRYNTLRTPGGNRTLDLIHFTGHHSMGPLVGPDYFLKDLIYQSATLAQPYFLGSNFQSSKGFFPTELGFSERLIPTLAKLGIQWSVIGDNHFSRTLKDYPFLNDPGSDTLVSPPNRADLQNTSNVGSWVSAQMAHEQQVIRNKYPFASTPHWVRYVDPATGAESRVVGIPVNQNGSWLEGWEGEATVDVVNLRSFEGLVAQKQFFVIAHDGDNSGGRAGSANTWYNGRSVTCTAGVQCLGITEYLRTNTPVSTDVVHVQDGSWVDTRDSSSDPQWHHWKLPFGIWKGQFPAFNSATGLNLAPKTNLSGVQEGMTVSFEHGWHYLERNFALLQASLNYAKTAEQIWLDAHPNHWKPTTTLDSQVTHAGNQLNPWMMSFPVKGDASNDWAGGANPAELAWYFLLPAMDSGFGYYDENQDDNVKPTLAFNQSLYFSKPYVQDRIAQDRTGPSVWWPQRWPYNPGSANTDKSEGWTLHHFNNTFGIYTYAYDVSGITSIKARVRVHANKSIDPLDNTHKVYDPAALKAAGVPNIDTARVGAWVDHPLTRRDLKPVINGVAWQPAYLPVMAKVPAQEIGDLYYVYLGNYRDQLLDYYIEATDSRGNVTRSEIQSVYVGAGRYNLVGGKYVEDINGTVQGTHPFLVVDTTPPSVPTGLAVATKTDRSVKLTWSASSDNVAVTGYDIFRNGTQTGTSTGTSYTDSGLTASTAYSYTVKARDAAGNLSSASAAISVTTLAPDTTAPSTPTGLTASGTTSSSVALVWTASTDNYGVAGYDVYRNGSPVASVTGTSYTDTGLSPSTTYSYAVRARDAAGNTSASSTSLSATTGAGNTATVYYKKGFTTPYIHFRPAGGTWTSPPGFPMPDSEIAGYAKYTVNLGAATQLEGVFNNGSGTWDSNNGNNYFFPTGTSTFNAGTITAGPPPTDTTAPSIPSGLTVSSKTSTSVSLAWTASTDASGIAGYDVYRNGSRVASPTTASYTDTGLSTGATYSYTVRARDNAGNVSAQSTALSVTTATSGATVTFNETASTVVGQSVYVVGSIAALGGWNTASAIQLSPTNYPTWSVTLSLPGSTAFEYKYIKKDGSGNVTWESGTNRSATTPATGTATLNDTWK from the coding sequence ATGCACCGATTGAAGCCGTTGCTGTTGCCCGCGGTGGCGGCGCTGCTGCTGGCCGGACCCGCGCAAGCGCAGATCGCCGCGTCGCACGTCTATCACAACCACATGCCCAACTTCTGGCCGTACTACGACGTGAGCAAATACGCGTCGACGCCAGTGGGTGGCGCCATCCGCTACATGTACGACGCGCAGGTCATCAACCTGAAGAAGAACCCGCCGTCGAACTACACCTATTACCTGCCGTCGGGCGCGCCGATGCCGCACGACGATCTGGTCACCTACTACTCGCACGACGCGAAGACGGGTGCGTACCTGTACTGGCCGCCCGACGTCGCGGTGGACATGAACACCAACGCCTCCACCGGACAGGTCCACGTCACCATGTCCGGGGCGGTGGTGAACAACGTCAACGACCTCAATGCGTTGCAGAACGTCCCCGGCTACACCAACACCAACTGGGGAGCGCCCTGGAGGGATCGCTACAACACCCTGCGCACGCCTGGGGGCAACCGGACGTTGGATCTCATCCACTTCACCGGCCACCACTCCATGGGGCCGCTGGTGGGTCCGGACTACTTCCTCAAGGATCTCATCTACCAGAGCGCCACGCTGGCGCAGCCCTACTTCCTGGGGAGCAACTTCCAGTCCTCCAAGGGCTTCTTCCCCACGGAGCTGGGCTTCTCCGAGCGCCTCATCCCCACGCTGGCGAAGCTGGGCATCCAGTGGTCGGTCATCGGTGACAACCACTTCTCGCGCACGCTCAAGGACTACCCGTTCCTGAATGATCCGGGCTCGGACACGCTGGTGTCGCCGCCCAACCGCGCGGACCTGCAGAACACCAGCAACGTGGGAAGCTGGGTGAGCGCGCAGATGGCGCACGAGCAGCAGGTCATCCGCAACAAGTACCCCTTCGCCTCCACCCCGCACTGGGTGCGCTACGTGGACCCGGCCACGGGCGCCGAGTCGCGCGTGGTGGGCATCCCCGTCAACCAGAACGGCTCGTGGCTCGAGGGTTGGGAGGGCGAGGCCACCGTCGACGTCGTCAACCTCAGGAGCTTCGAGGGGCTCGTCGCGCAGAAGCAGTTCTTCGTCATCGCGCACGATGGTGACAACTCGGGCGGACGCGCGGGCTCCGCCAACACCTGGTACAACGGCCGCAGCGTCACCTGCACCGCGGGCGTGCAGTGCCTGGGCATCACCGAGTACCTGCGCACGAACACGCCCGTCTCCACGGACGTGGTGCACGTGCAGGACGGCTCGTGGGTGGACACGCGCGACTCCTCGTCGGATCCGCAGTGGCACCACTGGAAGCTGCCCTTCGGCATCTGGAAGGGGCAGTTCCCCGCCTTCAACTCCGCCACCGGCCTCAACCTGGCGCCCAAGACGAACCTGAGCGGCGTGCAGGAGGGCATGACGGTCTCCTTCGAGCACGGCTGGCACTACCTGGAGCGCAACTTCGCCCTGCTCCAGGCCTCGCTCAACTACGCGAAGACGGCCGAGCAGATCTGGCTCGACGCCCACCCCAACCACTGGAAGCCCACCACCACGCTGGACAGCCAGGTGACCCACGCGGGCAACCAGCTCAACCCATGGATGATGTCCTTCCCCGTCAAGGGTGACGCGAGCAACGACTGGGCGGGCGGCGCCAACCCGGCGGAGCTGGCCTGGTACTTCCTGCTGCCGGCCATGGACTCGGGCTTCGGCTACTACGACGAGAACCAGGACGACAACGTCAAGCCGACGCTCGCCTTCAACCAGTCGCTCTACTTCTCCAAGCCCTACGTGCAGGACCGCATCGCCCAGGACCGCACCGGCCCGTCCGTCTGGTGGCCGCAGCGCTGGCCCTACAACCCCGGCAGCGCCAACACCGACAAGTCCGAGGGCTGGACGCTCCACCACTTCAACAACACCTTCGGCATCTATACCTATGCGTATGACGTGAGCGGCATCACCAGCATCAAGGCCCGCGTCCGCGTTCACGCCAACAAGAGCATCGACCCGCTGGACAACACGCACAAGGTCTATGATCCCGCCGCGCTGAAGGCGGCCGGCGTGCCCAACATCGACACCGCGCGCGTGGGTGCCTGGGTGGACCATCCGCTCACCCGGCGTGACCTGAAGCCCGTCATCAACGGTGTCGCGTGGCAGCCCGCCTACCTGCCCGTCATGGCGAAGGTGCCCGCGCAGGAGATTGGCGACCTGTATTACGTCTACCTGGGCAACTACCGCGACCAGCTGCTCGACTACTACATCGAGGCCACCGACAGCCGGGGCAACGTCACCCGGAGCGAGATCCAATCCGTCTACGTCGGCGCGGGCCGGTACAACCTGGTCGGCGGCAAGTACGTCGAGGACATCAACGGCACGGTGCAGGGCACGCATCCGTTCCTGGTGGTGGACACCACCCCGCCCTCGGTCCCCACGGGGCTGGCGGTGGCCACGAAGACGGATCGCTCGGTGAAGCTCACGTGGAGCGCGTCCTCGGACAACGTGGCGGTGACGGGCTACGACATCTTCCGCAATGGCACGCAGACCGGCACGAGCACCGGGACGAGCTACACGGACAGCGGGCTGACCGCGAGCACGGCCTACAGCTATACGGTGAAGGCGCGCGACGCGGCGGGCAACCTCTCGTCGGCCAGCGCCGCGATCTCCGTCACCACCCTGGCGCCGGACACCACCGCGCCCTCCACGCCCACCGGCCTGACGGCCTCGGGCACGACGAGCTCCTCCGTGGCGTTGGTCTGGACGGCCTCCACCGACAACTACGGCGTCGCGGGTTATGACGTGTACCGCAATGGCTCGCCGGTGGCCTCCGTCACGGGCACGAGCTACACGGACACCGGCCTGTCTCCGAGCACCACGTACAGCTACGCCGTGAGGGCCAGGGACGCGGCGGGAAACACCTCGGCGTCCAGCACCTCCCTGAGCGCCACCACCGGCGCGGGCAACACCGCCACCGTCTATTACAAGAAGGGTTTCACCACGCCCTACATCCACTTCCGCCCCGCGGGCGGCACGTGGACGAGTCCGCCGGGCTTCCCCATGCCCGACTCGGAGATCGCGGGCTACGCGAAGTACACCGTCAACCTGGGCGCGGCCACGCAGTTGGAAGGCGTCTTCAACAACGGCAGCGGCACCTGGGACAGCAACAACGGCAACAACTACTTCTTCCCCACGGGCACCTCCACCTTCAACGCTGGCACCATCACCGCGGGCCCTCCTCCCACCGATACCACCGCGCCGAGCATCCCCTCGGGCCTCACGGTGTCCTCCAAGACGTCCACCTCCGTGTCGCTCGCGTGGACGGCCTCCACGGACGCCAGCGGCATCGCCGGGTATGACGTGTACCGCAATGGCTCGCGGGTGGCCTCGCCCACCACGGCCAGCTACACCGACACCGGCCTGAGCACCGGCGCCACCTACAGCTACACGGTGCGGGCCCGTGACAACGCGGGCAACGTCTCCGCGCAGAGCACGGCGCTGAGCGTCACCACCGCCACCTCCGGCGCCACCGTCACCTTCAACGAGACGGCCAGCACCGTGGTCGGCCAGAGCGTCTACGTCGTGGGCAGCATCGCCGCGCTGGGGGGCTGGAACACCGCCTCCGCCATCCAGCTCTCGCCCACCAACTACCCCACGTGGAGCGTGACGCTGAGCCTGCCCGGCTCCACGGCCTTCGAGTACAAGTACATCAAGAAGGACGGCAGCGGGAACGTCACCTGGGAGAGCGGCACCAACCGCTCCGCCACGACTCCCGCCACCGGCACCGCGACGCTCAACGACACCTGGAAGTAA
- a CDS encoding SRPBCC family protein: MLKKVVLALAVLIVGLGALVASRPSTFRVERSITMASPVEIPFGAVNDFHKWRFWSPWDALDPKMQVTFDGAYAGPGAIYTWSGNDQVGKGKMTNLEAQPYDSIRIQLDFLEPWPASNVTTFTFKTVPEGTQMTWAMEGNNNFMGKAFSLFMDMDGMVGKDFEKGLASLKKLSEEEAKNRREREALMKAREEAEAAKAAEPAQTATPTP, encoded by the coding sequence ATGCTGAAGAAGGTTGTCCTCGCGCTCGCGGTCCTCATCGTGGGCCTTGGCGCCCTGGTGGCGTCGCGACCGTCCACGTTCCGCGTCGAGCGGTCGATCACCATGGCCTCCCCCGTGGAGATTCCCTTTGGAGCGGTGAACGACTTCCACAAGTGGCGCTTCTGGTCGCCGTGGGACGCGCTCGATCCGAAGATGCAGGTGACCTTCGATGGAGCCTACGCGGGGCCCGGCGCCATCTACACGTGGAGCGGCAACGATCAGGTCGGCAAGGGGAAGATGACCAACCTGGAGGCCCAACCCTACGACAGCATCCGCATCCAGCTGGACTTCCTCGAGCCCTGGCCGGCCTCCAACGTGACGACCTTCACGTTCAAGACCGTGCCCGAGGGCACCCAGATGACGTGGGCCATGGAGGGGAACAACAACTTCATGGGCAAGGCCTTCTCCCTGTTCATGGACATGGACGGGATGGTCGGGAAGGACTTCGAGAAGGGCCTGGCCTCGCTCAAGAAGCTGTCCGAGGAGGAAGCGAAGAACCGGCGTGAGCGGGAAGCGCTCATGAAGGCCCGGGAAGAGGCCGAGGCCGCCAAGGCCGCCGAGCCGGCCCAGACGGCCACGCCCACGCCGTAG